The following coding sequences are from one Pelagovum sp. HNIBRBA483 window:
- a CDS encoding ATP-dependent RecD-like DNA helicase: MTLPALTFSDDQAEAWDAVAALLRLSGVDIDDQFLTPPKPDTSGVMAVIGKAGSGKTMLLAELTKALREAGVDIISGDYEGRRRKDRRTLAILAPTNKAASVLRTRGVPATTIHRILYTPVYDPEYEKIAEWLAGQGDRQEIEGLTDVALDRAWGSYQVNTSVPAALAAAGLRGSDFITGWKRREEPLDIGFIDESSMLDRKQFEDLQEIFPTLVLFGDPAQLPPVQSEGGMVFETLPETRRRELQRVHRQEADNPILDLAHALADPQVDFQSFEDMVADVAGRDERVVWAERVESDLMARSPVLVWRNATRIRLIHAFRAAYGAPEDELLEGEPLICDGIELPLKHRKKRLDLEARGLIKGAQVIYLGPGKRPGFSRLHVMGAEDPRVSAASIVKIESQDEEEEPFIPFAARMGATFLHGAAVTIHKAQGSQWERVQVFAPDIYAASRMGRVEAGQPLWKRLAYVAITRAEHQLRWVVRNRLARPATALSIEDLRAPVAPLELTPEEGVT, encoded by the coding sequence ATGACGCTGCCTGCACTTACATTCTCTGACGATCAGGCCGAAGCCTGGGATGCCGTGGCGGCGCTGCTGCGGCTGTCTGGCGTGGATATTGACGATCAGTTCTTGACCCCGCCGAAGCCCGACACATCGGGCGTGATGGCGGTGATCGGTAAGGCGGGATCGGGCAAGACGATGCTGCTGGCCGAGCTGACCAAGGCGCTGCGCGAGGCGGGGGTGGATATCATCTCGGGCGATTACGAGGGCCGCCGCCGCAAGGACAGGCGGACGCTGGCGATCCTTGCGCCGACGAACAAGGCGGCGAGTGTGTTGCGGACGCGGGGCGTGCCGGCGACGACGATACACCGTATCCTTTATACGCCGGTTTATGACCCCGAATACGAGAAGATCGCCGAGTGGCTTGCGGGCCAAGGCGACCGGCAGGAGATCGAAGGGCTGACGGATGTGGCGCTGGATCGGGCGTGGGGGTCTTATCAGGTGAATACGTCGGTCCCTGCGGCACTGGCGGCGGCGGGGCTACGGGGCAGCGACTTCATCACCGGCTGGAAACGGCGGGAGGAGCCGCTTGATATCGGCTTCATCGACGAAAGCTCGATGCTGGACAGGAAGCAGTTCGAGGATTTGCAGGAGATCTTCCCGACGCTGGTGCTGTTTGGCGATCCGGCGCAATTGCCGCCCGTGCAGAGCGAAGGGGGGATGGTGTTCGAGACACTCCCCGAGACACGGCGGCGGGAGTTGCAGCGGGTGCATCGGCAGGAGGCGGATAACCCGATCCTTGATCTGGCGCATGCGCTGGCTGATCCGCAGGTGGATTTCCAAAGCTTCGAGGACATGGTGGCGGATGTGGCGGGCCGCGATGAGCGGGTGGTTTGGGCCGAGCGGGTGGAGAGCGATCTGATGGCGCGCTCGCCGGTGCTGGTGTGGCGCAATGCGACGCGCATCCGGCTGATCCATGCGTTCCGCGCGGCTTATGGCGCGCCGGAGGACGAGTTGCTGGAAGGTGAGCCGCTGATCTGCGATGGGATCGAGTTGCCGCTGAAACACCGCAAGAAGCGGCTCGATCTGGAGGCGCGGGGGCTGATCAAGGGGGCGCAGGTCATCTACCTCGGACCCGGTAAGCGGCCCGGATTTTCGCGGTTGCATGTGATGGGGGCGGAAGACCCCCGTGTGAGCGCGGCGAGCATCGTGAAGATCGAAAGCCAGGACGAGGAAGAAGAGCCGTTCATCCCCTTCGCGGCGCGGATGGGGGCGACCTTTCTGCATGGCGCTGCGGTGACGATCCATAAGGCGCAGGGCAGCCAGTGGGAGCGGGTGCAGGTCTTTGCCCCGGATATTTATGCAGCCAGTCGCATGGGGCGGGTTGAGGCGGGGCAGCCTTTGTGGAAGCGGCTGGCCTATGTGGCGATCACCCGCGCGGAGCATCAGCTGCGCTGGGTGGTGCGGAACCGTTTGGCGCGGCCAGCGACGGCATTGAGCATCGAGGATTTGCGTGCGCCCGTGGCGCCGCTGGAATTGACGCCGGAGGAGGGTGTGACATGA
- a CDS encoding sulfite exporter TauE/SafE family protein, whose amino-acid sequence MQIYLPIAEISVNAFLLLGLGGMVGILSGMFGVGGGFLMTPLLFFIGIPPAVAVATEANQIVASSFSGVLAHFKRKTVDLRMGVVLLIGGLIGAALGVVLFNYLKSLGQVDLLVRLCYVVFLGIIGSLMFVESLRALRKAKSGGAPTRRKHNWVHNLPFKMKFRVSGLYISVIPPLLVGVAVGILAAIMGVGGGFIMVPAMIYLLGMPTKVVVGTSLFQIIFVTAFTTMLHATTNYTVDVVLAVLLLVGGVVGAQVGTRIGVYLKAEQLRILLAGMVLLVCGKLALDLLLQPSELYSLGVAGGH is encoded by the coding sequence ATGCAGATTTACCTTCCCATCGCCGAGATTTCGGTGAACGCCTTCCTTCTACTCGGTCTAGGGGGCATGGTGGGTATTCTGTCCGGCATGTTCGGCGTCGGCGGCGGCTTCCTGATGACACCGCTTTTGTTCTTCATCGGCATCCCGCCCGCGGTTGCCGTGGCGACCGAGGCAAACCAAATCGTCGCGTCGTCCTTTTCCGGCGTGCTCGCGCATTTTAAGCGAAAGACCGTCGATCTCCGAATGGGCGTTGTCCTGCTGATCGGCGGCCTCATAGGTGCCGCCCTCGGCGTGGTGCTTTTCAACTACCTCAAATCGCTCGGTCAGGTCGATCTGCTCGTTCGCCTCTGCTATGTCGTGTTCCTCGGCATCATTGGCAGCCTGATGTTCGTCGAGAGCCTGCGTGCCTTGCGCAAAGCAAAATCCGGCGGCGCTCCCACACGGCGCAAGCATAACTGGGTCCATAACCTGCCCTTCAAGATGAAGTTCCGCGTCTCGGGCCTTTATATTTCGGTGATCCCGCCGCTCCTTGTCGGCGTCGCGGTTGGCATCCTCGCCGCGATCATGGGCGTCGGCGGCGGCTTCATCATGGTCCCCGCGATGATCTACCTATTGGGCATGCCAACGAAGGTCGTCGTCGGCACATCGCTCTTTCAGATCATCTTCGTCACCGCCTTCACCACCATGCTGCACGCCACCACCAACTACACCGTTGACGTGGTGCTTGCCGTCCTGCTGCTGGTGGGCGGCGTCGTAGGCGCGCAAGTCGGCACCCGCATCGGCGTCTACCTCAAGGCCGAACAACTCCGCATCTTACTCGCGGGCATGGTGCTTTTGGTCTGTGGCAAACTGGCGCTTGATCTGCTCTTGCAACCGTCCGAGCTGTACTCCTTAGGCGTGGCGGGAGGTCACTGA
- a CDS encoding ABC transporter ATP-binding protein, with amino-acid sequence MSTNPAIELRGISKAFGPVQANKDISIRVMPGTIHGIIGENGAGKSTLMSILYGFYKADAGEIFINGQKTQIPDSQAAIAAGIGMVFQHFKLVENFTVLENVVLGAEDGALLRPSLAKARAQLKSLAAEYELNVDPDALISDIGVGMQQRVEILKALYRQADILILDEPTGVLTPAEADHLFRILDNLKREGKTIILITHKLREIMEITDTVSVMRRGEMTATVKTAETSPTELAELMVGRKVLLRVEKTPAKPGKTILDVQGLSVTSSNGVERLKDISFSVRAGEILGIAGVAGNGQSELLEVLGGYRTARGTILMNGAPLPLSGAAANGQSRRDAGISHVPEDRQREGLIMDYAAWENTAFGYHKAPEYQKNKLLMDNAALRDDTAGKMERFDVRPPDPALAAKSFSGGNQQKIVLAREIERNPDLLLIGQPTRGVDIGAIEFIHQQIVALRDQGKAILLVSVELDEIMSLSDRIAVMFDGQIMGERLPEETDEKELGLLMAGVTDTTADPQDVLDVVEANLAHTSGDPHKEA; translated from the coding sequence ATGAGCACAAACCCCGCCATCGAACTTCGCGGCATTTCCAAAGCCTTCGGCCCTGTTCAGGCCAATAAGGATATCTCCATCCGCGTGATGCCCGGCACCATTCACGGCATCATCGGCGAAAACGGCGCGGGTAAATCCACGCTCATGTCGATCCTCTATGGCTTTTACAAAGCCGACGCCGGTGAAATTTTCATCAACGGCCAAAAGACCCAGATCCCTGATAGCCAAGCCGCCATCGCCGCTGGCATCGGCATGGTGTTCCAGCATTTCAAACTGGTGGAAAACTTCACCGTTCTGGAGAATGTCGTCCTCGGTGCCGAAGACGGCGCACTCCTGCGCCCCTCGCTGGCAAAAGCCCGCGCCCAGCTGAAATCCCTCGCCGCCGAATACGAGCTGAACGTCGATCCCGATGCGCTGATTTCCGATATCGGCGTCGGCATGCAGCAGCGCGTCGAAATCCTCAAGGCGCTCTACCGTCAGGCCGATATCCTGATCCTCGACGAGCCGACCGGCGTGCTCACCCCCGCCGAGGCCGATCACCTGTTCCGCATCCTCGACAACCTCAAGCGCGAGGGCAAAACCATTATTCTGATCACGCATAAACTGCGCGAAATCATGGAAATCACCGATACCGTCAGCGTCATGCGCCGTGGCGAGATGACCGCCACCGTCAAAACCGCTGAAACCTCGCCCACCGAACTGGCCGAACTGATGGTCGGCCGCAAGGTGCTCCTGCGGGTCGAGAAAACCCCCGCCAAACCGGGCAAAACGATCCTCGATGTGCAGGGGCTTTCCGTCACCTCGTCCAATGGTGTTGAGCGGCTGAAGGACATCTCCTTCTCGGTCCGCGCGGGCGAAATTCTCGGCATCGCGGGCGTCGCTGGCAATGGCCAGTCCGAACTTCTTGAAGTGCTCGGCGGCTACCGCACCGCGCGCGGCACCATCCTGATGAACGGCGCGCCCCTGCCGCTCTCCGGCGCTGCCGCCAACGGCCAGTCGCGGCGCGACGCAGGTATCTCCCATGTCCCCGAGGACCGACAGCGTGAAGGCCTGATCATGGACTACGCAGCATGGGAAAACACAGCATTCGGCTATCATAAAGCGCCCGAATATCAAAAAAACAAACTTTTGATGGATAACGCCGCCCTCCGTGACGACACCGCTGGCAAGATGGAACGCTTCGATGTGCGCCCACCTGACCCTGCGCTCGCGGCCAAAAGCTTCTCCGGTGGCAACCAGCAGAAGATCGTCCTCGCCCGCGAGATCGAGCGCAATCCTGATCTCCTGCTCATCGGCCAGCCCACGCGCGGCGTCGATATCGGCGCGATCGAGTTTATCCACCAGCAAATCGTCGCGCTGCGCGATCAGGGCAAGGCGATTCTCCTCGTCTCGGTGGAACTGGACGAGATCATGTCTCTCTCCGACCGCATCGCCGTGATGTTCGACGGTCAGATCATGGGCGAACGCCTTCCCGAAGAGACGGACGAGAAAGAGCTCGGCCTCCTCATGGCCGGTGTCACCGACACCACAGCCGATCCCCAAGACGTGCTTGATGTCGTCGAAGCCAACCTCGCCCATACCAGCGGCGACCCGCATAAGGAGGCCTGA
- a CDS encoding molecular chaperone GroEL, with translation MTNPVDTFFASWGMSSDADRSAAISGCMTASATYADPRSNGVLTGVDAITTYVSMFSANAPGWSASVVKSDEIAGSHRVTVAFGGPGPDGAQITQYGQYFIDLDGAQIARMVGFVGTGAPE, from the coding sequence ATGACAAATCCGGTCGATACATTCTTCGCCTCATGGGGCATGTCCAGTGATGCCGATCGCTCCGCCGCGATCTCCGGCTGCATGACCGCCAGCGCCACCTACGCCGATCCGCGCTCCAACGGGGTGCTCACCGGCGTGGACGCGATCACCACCTACGTTTCCATGTTCAGCGCCAACGCGCCCGGCTGGTCCGCCAGCGTCGTCAAATCGGACGAGATCGCCGGCAGCCACCGTGTCACCGTCGCCTTCGGCGGCCCCGGCCCAGATGGCGCGCAGATCACCCAATACGGACAATATTTCATCGACCTCGACGGCGCACAGATCGCCCGCATGGTCGGCTTTGTCGGCACCGGAGCCCCCGAATGA
- a CDS encoding GNAT family N-acetyltransferase produces the protein MTPDSLAVLHAACFTTPRPWSTSEFEAILASRGAFLETSTNGALVGRVIAGEAELLTVAVYPEARGKGEGRALVAAFLDRAAAMGAETAFLEVAADNTAALYLYLCAGFSESGRRAGYYKAPNGQSLDAVVMSRIL, from the coding sequence ATGACGCCCGATTCCCTCGCCGTCCTGCACGCCGCCTGCTTCACCACGCCCCGTCCGTGGTCCACCTCCGAATTCGAAGCCATTCTCGCCAGCCGTGGCGCTTTTCTCGAAACGAGCACCAACGGCGCGCTCGTGGGCCGCGTCATCGCGGGCGAGGCCGAACTGCTGACCGTTGCCGTCTATCCCGAAGCCCGCGGCAAGGGCGAAGGCCGCGCCCTCGTCGCCGCCTTTCTCGACCGCGCCGCCGCAATGGGGGCCGAAACGGCGTTTCTTGAAGTGGCCGCCGACAACACCGCTGCGCTTTACCTCTATCTCTGCGCCGGTTTCAGCGAATCGGGCCGCCGCGCAGGCTATTACAAAGCCCCCAACGGGCAGAGCCTTGATGCGGTTGTGATGTCCCGCATCCTCTGA
- a CDS encoding ABC transporter permease: MEKMPRWADVVLIPLISLILAAIFSAIVILAIGEDPWEAVKLMVSGALGSTYGWGYTLYYATNFIFTGLAVSIAFHARMFNIGGEGQAMLGGLGVALVCLYIPWPHWSLALIGATGGAALFGAAWAAIPAYLQAKRGSHIVITTIMFNFIAAALLNYLLVNTLKPKGAMDPATGKFPEATHLPTLHDVLNTIGIPFSKAAPANVSFFVAIAACVALWALIWRTRLGYEIRAFGHSEPAARYAGINPTRIIMISMLISGGLAGMMAINNVMGEAERLVLNAVEGAGFIGIAVALMGRSHPFGVFLAAILFGFLYQGGAELALWTSIPRELIVVIQALVILFTGALDHMVRMPLEKIFLALGRRNSDQRKQAAE; this comes from the coding sequence ATGGAAAAGATGCCCCGCTGGGCCGATGTGGTCCTGATCCCGCTGATTTCCCTGATCCTCGCGGCGATATTCTCCGCCATTGTGATCCTCGCCATCGGCGAAGACCCTTGGGAAGCCGTCAAGCTGATGGTGTCCGGCGCGCTCGGCTCGACCTATGGCTGGGGTTATACGCTCTACTACGCGACCAACTTCATCTTTACCGGCCTCGCCGTATCCATCGCCTTCCATGCCCGCATGTTCAACATCGGCGGCGAGGGGCAGGCGATGCTTGGCGGCCTTGGCGTGGCGCTGGTCTGTCTCTATATCCCGTGGCCGCATTGGAGCCTTGCGCTGATCGGCGCAACAGGCGGCGCGGCGCTCTTCGGCGCTGCATGGGCGGCAATCCCCGCCTATCTTCAGGCCAAGCGCGGCAGCCACATCGTGATCACCACGATCATGTTCAATTTCATCGCCGCCGCCCTGCTGAACTACCTACTGGTCAACACCCTCAAGCCCAAGGGCGCGATGGATCCCGCTACCGGCAAGTTCCCCGAGGCGACCCACCTGCCCACCCTGCATGATGTCCTCAACACCATCGGTATTCCCTTCTCCAAGGCAGCGCCCGCCAACGTGTCATTCTTCGTCGCCATCGCCGCCTGTGTCGCGCTTTGGGCGCTGATCTGGCGCACGCGCTTGGGCTACGAAATCCGCGCCTTCGGCCATTCCGAACCCGCCGCGCGCTATGCGGGCATCAACCCCACGCGCATCATCATGATCTCCATGCTGATCTCCGGCGGGCTTGCAGGCATGATGGCGATCAACAACGTGATGGGCGAAGCCGAGCGCCTCGTCCTCAACGCGGTCGAAGGCGCAGGCTTCATCGGCATCGCGGTCGCGCTGATGGGCCGCTCGCATCCGTTTGGGGTGTTTCTCGCCGCGATCCTCTTCGGCTTCCTCTACCAAGGCGGCGCAGAGCTTGCGCTCTGGACCTCGATCCCCCGCGAGTTGATCGTCGTCATTCAGGCGCTCGTGATCCTCTTCACCGGCGCGCTTGACCACATGGTGCGCATGCCGCTCGAAAAAATCTTCCTCGCGCTTGGCCGTCGCAACAGCGACCAGCGCAAACAGGCAGCGGAGTAA
- a CDS encoding SDR family oxidoreductase: MKTVIVTGASNGIGRATAEAFLRAGWRVGLLARRREALEAVAEDYPNAVVLPCDVTDAGAVEAAFARFAEDAGRFDVLFNNAGIFTPAAPIDEIPVQDWLDAVNVNLTGMFLCARAAFGQMRRQSPQGGRIINNGSISAHTPREGSVTYTTTKHGVTGLTKTLALDGRPFDIAAGQIDIGNARTDLLEGIAAKARAAGQPEPPTMDVALVADAVVRMAELPPEANVLFQTIMATKMPYVGRG; this comes from the coding sequence ATGAAAACAGTCATCGTGACGGGCGCGAGTAACGGGATCGGGCGGGCAACGGCGGAAGCCTTCCTGCGGGCCGGTTGGCGGGTGGGCCTGCTGGCGCGGCGGCGCGAGGCGCTGGAGGCCGTGGCTGAGGATTACCCGAATGCGGTGGTGCTGCCTTGCGATGTTACAGATGCGGGCGCGGTGGAGGCGGCTTTTGCACGTTTCGCGGAAGATGCAGGGCGGTTTGATGTGCTGTTCAACAATGCGGGCATTTTCACCCCTGCGGCGCCGATTGACGAAATTCCGGTGCAGGACTGGCTGGATGCGGTGAATGTGAACCTCACGGGGATGTTCCTTTGCGCGCGGGCGGCATTTGGCCAGATGCGGCGGCAATCCCCGCAAGGCGGGCGGATCATCAACAACGGCTCGATCTCGGCGCATACGCCGCGCGAGGGGTCTGTGACCTACACCACCACCAAGCACGGGGTGACGGGGCTGACCAAGACGCTGGCGCTGGACGGGCGACCCTTTGACATCGCGGCGGGGCAGATCGACATCGGCAATGCGCGCACGGACCTTTTGGAAGGCATCGCGGCGAAGGCGCGGGCGGCAGGGCAGCCGGAACCGCCGACTATGGATGTGGCGCTGGTGGCTGATGCGGTGGTGCGCATGGCGGAATTGCCGCCCGAAGCGAATGTGCTGTTCCAGACGATCATGGCGACGAAAATGCCCTATGTCGGGCGGGGCTGA
- a CDS encoding TIGR02186 family protein translates to MLRRLLITLALLCASAAPLSAEKIVLGLSQDEVAITATFEGSEILIYGAVSRVAPAPDGNTGIIIAVSGPLEPVTVRRKERKFGIWVNSDAVEVDAAPSFYAVATSAPFTEVLTDVEDLRHKISIPRAIRAVGTGVSDSENFTEALIRVRENAGLYQVLDNTVSFEQGTLFGTSIALPANLTEGMYSTRIFLTRDGAVVDEYVTQIPVNKVGIERWLYELAHQQAFIYGLMSLAIAIAAGWGASAAFSLLRR, encoded by the coding sequence ATGTTGCGCCGCCTCCTCATCACCTTAGCGCTCCTGTGCGCCAGTGCCGCCCCCCTCTCGGCAGAGAAGATCGTTCTGGGCCTCAGCCAAGATGAAGTCGCCATCACCGCCACCTTCGAAGGCTCCGAAATCCTGATCTACGGCGCTGTCAGCCGCGTGGCACCCGCGCCCGACGGCAATACCGGCATCATCATCGCTGTCTCCGGCCCGCTGGAGCCGGTGACTGTCCGCCGCAAGGAGCGCAAGTTCGGCATCTGGGTGAATTCCGATGCGGTCGAGGTCGATGCTGCACCGTCTTTCTACGCCGTCGCGACCTCCGCGCCTTTCACCGAAGTGCTCACCGATGTCGAAGACCTGCGCCACAAGATCTCGATCCCCCGCGCCATCCGCGCGGTTGGTACCGGCGTCAGCGACAGTGAAAACTTCACCGAAGCGCTGATCCGCGTGCGCGAGAATGCCGGCCTTTATCAGGTGCTCGACAATACCGTTTCCTTTGAGCAAGGCACCCTCTTCGGCACGTCGATTGCCCTGCCCGCCAACCTGACCGAAGGCATGTATTCCACCCGCATCTTCCTCACCCGCGATGGTGCCGTGGTCGATGAATATGTGACCCAAATTCCCGTCAACAAGGTCGGGATCGAGCGCTGGCTCTACGAACTGGCGCATCAACAAGCCTTTATCTACGGCCTGATGTCGCTGGCGATTGCCATCGCTGCGGGCTGGGGAGCATCTGCTGCGTTCAGCTTGCTCCGGCGCTGA
- the tsaB gene encoding tRNA (adenosine(37)-N6)-threonylcarbamoyltransferase complex dimerization subunit type 1 TsaB — translation MPPKPTVLAFDTSAAHCAAALLSGGEITARVDEMARGQAEHLMPMLEEMLAAKGLHWSDLTALGVGIGPGNFTGIRISVSAARGLALGLGIPAVGVSGFDTRAHGLPRPVSVAIPAPRERLYIQHITHADASPPALIPVAEAPSDLVPEPAAETLITHMVQIAAHRASASTPRPAPLYVRAADAAPARDAPPVILPS, via the coding sequence TTGCCGCCTAAGCCAACCGTTCTGGCCTTTGATACATCGGCCGCGCATTGCGCGGCCGCTTTGCTATCCGGCGGGGAGATCACCGCCCGCGTTGATGAAATGGCCCGTGGTCAGGCCGAACACCTGATGCCTATGCTCGAAGAGATGCTGGCGGCCAAGGGGCTGCATTGGTCGGATCTCACGGCCCTCGGCGTCGGCATCGGGCCGGGGAACTTCACCGGCATCCGTATCTCCGTCTCCGCTGCGCGCGGTCTGGCGCTGGGCCTCGGCATTCCGGCAGTTGGCGTGTCCGGCTTCGATACCCGCGCCCACGGCCTGCCCCGCCCCGTCAGCGTCGCCATCCCCGCTCCGCGCGAACGGCTCTATATTCAGCACATTACTCATGCCGATGCATCGCCCCCCGCGCTGATCCCTGTGGCCGAAGCACCGAGCGATCTCGTGCCGGAGCCAGCCGCCGAAACCCTGATCACCCACATGGTCCAGATCGCCGCTCACCGCGCCAGCGCCAGCACGCCGCGCCCCGCGCCGCTCTATGTCCGCGCAGCCGATGCCGCGCCGGCCCGCGATGCACCGCCGGTGATCCTGCCGTCATGA
- a CDS encoding ABC transporter permease: MDFLAILQVLDASVRLATPLLLACLAGLFSERAGIFDIGLEGKMLAAAFLSAAIAAVTGSVWIGLLAGIGASLVLSLVHGIASITFRGNQLISGVAINFLAAGLTVVWAQSWFGQGGRTPQLTEGGRFSSIELPFAEALSGVPILGPIYAELISGHTILVYVSLLVVPLTWWVLFRTRFGLRLRAVGENPAAVDTAGVSVIGLRFAAVLICGVLCGIAGAYLSTALQAGFIKDMTAGRGYIALAALIFAKWRPWHALFACLLFGFLQALALRPDMIENVIGVAVQVQLLDALPYILTVIILAGFVGRAIPPRAGGEPYVKER; this comes from the coding sequence ATGGATTTTCTCGCCATTCTTCAGGTTCTTGACGCCTCCGTCCGCCTCGCCACCCCGCTGCTTCTGGCCTGTCTCGCTGGCCTGTTCTCCGAGCGCGCAGGCATCTTCGATATCGGGCTGGAGGGCAAGATGCTCGCCGCCGCCTTCCTCTCCGCCGCCATCGCTGCGGTCACAGGCTCCGTCTGGATCGGCCTCCTGGCGGGCATCGGCGCATCGCTGGTCCTGTCGCTGGTGCATGGCATCGCCTCCATTACCTTCCGCGGCAACCAACTGATTTCCGGCGTCGCGATCAACTTCCTCGCCGCTGGCCTGACGGTGGTCTGGGCGCAAAGCTGGTTCGGTCAGGGCGGCCGCACCCCGCAGCTCACCGAAGGCGGGCGCTTCAGCTCCATCGAACTGCCCTTTGCCGAGGCCCTGTCCGGCGTGCCGATCCTCGGACCGATCTATGCCGAACTGATCTCCGGCCACACGATCCTCGTTTATGTCTCGCTCCTCGTGGTGCCGCTCACTTGGTGGGTGCTGTTCCGCACCCGCTTCGGCCTGCGCCTGCGCGCCGTCGGCGAAAACCCCGCCGCCGTTGATACTGCTGGCGTCTCCGTCATTGGCTTGCGCTTTGCCGCGGTGCTGATCTGTGGCGTGCTGTGCGGCATCGCTGGCGCCTACCTCTCCACCGCGCTGCAAGCGGGCTTCATCAAGGACATGACAGCTGGTCGCGGCTATATCGCCCTCGCGGCGCTGATCTTCGCCAAATGGCGTCCGTGGCACGCGCTCTTTGCCTGCCTGCTGTTCGGCTTCCTTCAGGCCCTCGCACTGCGCCCCGACATGATCGAAAACGTCATCGGCGTTGCCGTTCAGGTCCAGCTCCTCGATGCGCTGCCCTATATCCTGACGGTGATCATCCTTGCAGGCTTTGTTGGCCGCGCCATCCCGCCCCGCGCGGGCGGCGAGCCCTATGTCAAGGAACGGTAG
- a CDS encoding BMP family protein yields MTLTTKLLGASAAVALSAGAAMADPALIFDLGGKFDKSFNEAAYNGALRWAEETGGSFNEVELQSEAQREQALRRFAESGANPIVMAGFAFGTALGEVAADYPDTKFAIIDMVVDAPNVRSVVFNEHEGSYLVGMLAAMASESDTVGFIGGMDIPLIRKFGCGYAQGVQAVNADATVIANMTGTTPAAWNDPVKGSELTLAQISQGADVVYAAAGGTGVGVLQTAADNGILSIGVDSNQNYMHPGQVLTSMLKRVDNAVYDAFVAGTDLETGFNVMGVGNGGVGYALDEFNAELITAEMQAAVDEAAAAIASGELTVHDYTSDESCPAISF; encoded by the coding sequence ATGACTTTGACCACCAAACTTCTCGGCGCATCTGCCGCCGTCGCCCTTTCCGCCGGTGCGGCGATGGCTGATCCGGCGCTGATCTTCGATCTCGGCGGCAAGTTCGACAAATCCTTCAACGAAGCCGCCTATAACGGTGCGCTCCGCTGGGCCGAAGAAACCGGCGGCAGCTTCAACGAGGTCGAGCTTCAGTCCGAAGCCCAGCGTGAGCAAGCGCTCCGCCGCTTCGCAGAATCCGGCGCAAACCCGATCGTCATGGCCGGTTTCGCTTTCGGCACCGCGCTTGGTGAGGTCGCAGCCGATTACCCCGACACCAAGTTCGCCATCATCGACATGGTCGTTGACGCGCCGAACGTCCGCTCCGTTGTGTTCAACGAGCACGAAGGCTCCTACCTCGTCGGCATGCTGGCTGCGATGGCGTCCGAATCCGATACCGTTGGCTTCATCGGCGGCATGGACATCCCGCTGATCCGTAAGTTCGGCTGCGGCTACGCGCAGGGCGTTCAGGCCGTGAATGCAGATGCAACCGTCATCGCCAACATGACCGGCACCACCCCCGCCGCATGGAACGATCCGGTCAAAGGCTCCGAGCTGACCCTGGCCCAGATCAGCCAAGGCGCTGATGTTGTCTACGCAGCAGCAGGCGGCACCGGCGTTGGTGTCCTGCAAACGGCAGCCGACAACGGCATCCTCTCCATCGGCGTGGACAGCAACCAGAACTACATGCACCCGGGTCAGGTTCTGACCTCCATGCTCAAGCGCGTTGATAACGCCGTTTACGATGCGTTCGTGGCTGGTACTGACCTCGAAACCGGCTTCAACGTGATGGGTGTTGGCAATGGCGGCGTCGGCTACGCGCTCGACGAGTTCAACGCCGAGCTGATCACCGCTGAAATGCAAGCCGCTGTCGATGAAGCCGCCGCAGCAATCGCTTCCGGTGAGCTGACCGTGCATGACTACACCAGCGACGAAAGCTGCCCCGCGATCAGCTTCTGA